A DNA window from Chryseobacterium sp. MEBOG06 contains the following coding sequences:
- a CDS encoding zincin-like metallopeptidase toxin domain-containing protein: MIQRLEYVLSRNIDSPLRENSVFYETFVVPPELKDNYPKSEKYSVVHHQAVFCKSGIEVFDRYEKDKIETDYFTIYYEETSKNTSNFFGTACRVKMGDYARQRLIRDYNSKGKTINYDGNTVDGSVSDFNGLIKLIAKDYGIDDTLLKGAIYLEILEKSKINEAFKKVSSLNNQLADWLRGGIEATEKWKFAEENYDYIKFYVEPMYNNFQNKAGGSGFPKQEVKYKPIIPVPFTCNEYKNMSDNQQGIAETGLKKLSEFVASFDEISTAAVFNIVAATPTIADDILFAVTFLVKNFIEDNMPDSIKNIYNQLKVLFKEIQDIVSDIGSIITEKLNQEIAKINAFLCGILNGLISLVQLIIMLLAMIVDNIPIFELEKTSALELAKHQEKLEFIEDFVDLFDKNAKEFLHGIKKLFTDDKIWKDLSAFFSGLAKKISNYNEYFWAYFIGGVAFELILDAVIAYFTGGSSLVAEASAKISRLTAKAEQAGAKALNFGKGLGRKIANSTKDLYKWLEKEFLELLEAIKNGRLANYLKTKFNQLLGREEEVFDELLDELGWEGKEASKRGKFLGREYMNNRQMKALEKYIAEALGDVGVVMRKGEDKFLDASGAQAGFSPKSRELFFRRKFTFYEAFHEIQHALEFKLLGKEAYLEGMFGTLTEQLMRTYKREKWVYDKIMEKKHLFNELELEHADMILNKAIKRLEGIGVDYKKL; encoded by the coding sequence ATGATACAGAGATTAGAGTATGTTTTAAGTAGAAATATTGACAGTCCTTTAAGAGAAAACAGTGTGTTTTATGAAACCTTTGTTGTTCCTCCAGAGTTAAAAGACAACTATCCCAAGTCAGAAAAATACAGTGTAGTTCATCATCAGGCTGTTTTCTGTAAAAGTGGAATAGAAGTTTTTGACAGATACGAAAAGGACAAAATAGAGACTGACTATTTTACTATTTACTACGAGGAGACTTCCAAAAATACCAGTAACTTTTTTGGTACGGCTTGTAGGGTGAAAATGGGAGATTATGCAAGGCAAAGATTAATAAGAGATTATAACAGTAAGGGAAAAACCATTAATTATGATGGCAATACAGTAGATGGAAGTGTCTCAGATTTTAATGGTCTTATCAAACTAATTGCTAAAGATTACGGAATTGATGATACACTATTGAAAGGTGCTATTTATTTAGAAATACTTGAAAAAAGTAAAATCAACGAAGCCTTTAAAAAAGTATCTTCATTAAATAACCAATTGGCAGACTGGCTAAGAGGTGGTATTGAAGCCACTGAAAAGTGGAAGTTTGCAGAGGAGAATTATGACTACATAAAATTTTATGTTGAACCTATGTATAACAATTTCCAAAATAAAGCTGGTGGCAGTGGCTTTCCCAAACAAGAAGTAAAATACAAACCCATTATTCCTGTTCCGTTCACTTGCAATGAATATAAAAACATGTCTGACAATCAACAAGGGATTGCAGAAACAGGATTGAAAAAACTTTCAGAGTTTGTTGCCTCGTTTGATGAAATTTCTACTGCTGCTGTTTTTAATATCGTGGCAGCAACACCTACTATTGCTGATGATATTTTGTTTGCTGTTACATTTCTTGTAAAAAACTTTATAGAAGATAACATGCCTGACAGTATAAAAAATATTTACAATCAATTAAAGGTATTATTTAAAGAAATTCAGGATATTGTTTCAGATATAGGAAGTATAATTACAGAAAAATTAAATCAAGAAATTGCAAAAATCAATGCTTTTCTCTGTGGAATACTCAACGGGCTTATCTCTTTGGTTCAATTGATTATCATGCTTTTAGCAATGATAGTAGACAATATTCCCATCTTTGAATTAGAGAAAACAAGTGCTTTAGAATTGGCAAAACATCAGGAGAAACTTGAATTTATAGAAGATTTTGTAGATTTATTTGATAAAAATGCAAAAGAATTTCTTCATGGTATTAAAAAACTTTTTACTGATGATAAAATTTGGAAAGACCTTTCTGCTTTTTTCTCAGGTTTGGCTAAAAAAATTTCTAACTATAATGAGTATTTTTGGGCTTACTTTATTGGAGGAGTTGCCTTTGAGTTGATTTTAGATGCTGTTATTGCTTACTTTACAGGTGGAAGTTCATTAGTTGCAGAAGCTTCTGCAAAAATTAGTAGATTAACAGCTAAAGCAGAACAGGCAGGAGCAAAAGCTCTTAATTTTGGAAAAGGTTTAGGGAGGAAAATTGCAAATTCCACAAAAGACCTTTATAAATGGTTGGAAAAAGAGTTTTTGGAATTGTTAGAAGCGATAAAAAATGGGAGATTAGCTAATTACTTAAAGACCAAGTTTAACCAACTGTTAGGCAGAGAAGAAGAAGTCTTTGATGAATTATTGGATGAGTTAGGCTGGGAAGGAAAAGAAGCAAGTAAGCGTGGGAAATTCTTGGGCAGAGAATATATGAATAACAGACAAATGAAGGCTCTCGAAAAATACATTGCGGAAGCTTTGGGAGATGTGGGAGTGGTTATGCGAAAGGGAGAAGATAAGTTTTTAGATGCCAGTGGAGCTCAGGCAGGATTCTCTCCAAAAAGTAGAGAGTTATTTTTTAGAAGAAAATTTACTTTTTATGAAGCCTTTCATGAGATACAGCACGCTTTGGAATTTAAACTTTTAGGAAAAGAGGCTTATTTGGAGGGTATGTTTGGAACATTGACAGAACAACTCATGAGAACTTATAAAAGAGAAAAATGGGTTTATGACAAAATAATGGAAAAAAAACATTTATTTAATGAGTTAGAGTTAGAACATGCAGATATGATTTTAAATAAAGCAATAAAAAGATTAGAAGGAATAGGAGTTGATTATAAAAAACTTTAA
- a CDS encoding NADPH-dependent FMN reductase — protein MQKVIGLIAGSLRKESFSKKISRTLVSMAPQGFEFKIISIENLQVYNQDFDDDNNVPESYVKFREEIKNIDGVIFITPEHNRSVPAALKNAIDIGSRPAGKNIWNGKPGAVFSNSPGNVSGFGANHHLRQSLVSLNVPAMQQPEVYLSHIDKAWDENADLKDQGTKDFLQKAVNAYVEWFKKNSNS, from the coding sequence ATGCAGAAAGTAATTGGGCTTATCGCAGGTAGTCTGCGTAAAGAGTCTTTTTCAAAGAAGATATCACGAACATTGGTATCCATGGCACCTCAGGGATTTGAATTTAAAATTATTTCAATTGAAAACCTGCAGGTGTATAACCAGGATTTTGATGATGATAATAATGTTCCTGAATCTTATGTAAAATTCAGAGAAGAAATTAAAAATATCGACGGGGTTATTTTTATTACTCCCGAGCATAACAGATCTGTTCCAGCAGCTTTAAAAAATGCTATAGATATTGGATCTAGGCCCGCAGGAAAAAATATATGGAATGGTAAACCGGGAGCGGTATTCAGCAATTCTCCGGGCAATGTGTCAGGTTTTGGAGCGAATCATCACTTGAGACAAAGTCTTGTTTCTCTCAATGTGCCTGCTATGCAACAGCCGGAAGTTTATTTATCTCATATTGATAAAGCGTGGGATGAAAATGCAGATTTAAAAGATCAGGGTACTAAAGATTTTCTTCAGAAAGCGGTAAATGCATATGTTGAATGGTTTAAAAAGAATAGCAATTCTTAA
- a CDS encoding AraC family transcriptional regulator, which yields MSENLDYINYSCYFTVFREGEQFVSYNALSMVISGEMELNDGEYRKVFRSGDVYLVRKNQLLKFLKRPGEEMGFKSLSIRFDDEMLKDMRREEDFVIQEEIKSPVFTDLSQVPHLKYFMGSLLQYQSLLENKSPELALLKQKEALLLLFSHDPSLKNVLYDVSEPYKVNLEEFMQKNYHFNVKLDRFAYLTGRSLASFKRDFQKVFGITPGKWLLQRRLQEARYLLEKGKRASDVYLDLGFEDLSHFSFAFKKQFGLPPSMVS from the coding sequence ATGTCTGAAAACTTAGACTATATTAATTACTCCTGTTACTTTACAGTTTTTCGTGAAGGGGAACAGTTTGTTTCATATAATGCTTTGTCGATGGTGATCTCCGGGGAGATGGAGCTCAATGACGGAGAATACAGAAAAGTGTTCCGAAGCGGAGATGTATATCTGGTGAGAAAGAATCAACTTTTGAAATTTCTTAAAAGGCCTGGGGAAGAGATGGGATTTAAATCTTTATCCATCAGGTTTGATGATGAAATGTTGAAAGATATGCGTCGTGAAGAAGATTTTGTAATCCAGGAAGAAATCAAATCACCGGTTTTTACAGATCTGTCGCAGGTTCCGCATTTGAAATATTTCATGGGTTCTTTGTTGCAATACCAGTCTCTTTTAGAAAATAAATCACCGGAATTAGCTTTACTGAAACAAAAAGAAGCTCTGTTGCTTTTGTTCAGTCATGATCCTTCATTGAAAAATGTTTTATATGATGTTTCTGAGCCTTATAAAGTCAACCTTGAGGAATTTATGCAGAAGAACTATCACTTTAATGTGAAGCTTGACCGTTTTGCTTATCTTACAGGGAGAAGCCTCGCTTCCTTTAAAAGGGATTTTCAGAAAGTATTTGGAATAACACCGGGAAAATGGCTGCTTCAAAGAAGGCTGCAGGAAGCGCGGTACCTTCTGGAAAAAGGAAAAAGGGCCTCCGATGTTTATCTTGATCTTGGATTTGAAGACTTATCTCATTTTTCATTTGCCTTTAAAAAGCAGTTTGGATTGCCGCCGAGTATGGTATCGTAA
- a CDS encoding aldehyde dehydrogenase family protein → MKSIDKAYIDGEFTSLHGKEIFELINPSNHQKIGEVVLGDETDTQKAVAAAKEAFKTFSKTSIEQRITILENLQKAVKQRKNDLIETMILEYGGTRQFSIMSFQNMVSAFDNMIETLRHFEFSRKAGNTLVQMTPVGVVGIITPWNSSNSFICSKFATAVAAGCTVVVKPSEMSALQTQIIIECFHSAGLPKGIFNVVNGLGDVVGNEIVNNHDIAKISFTGSTQTGKMIAKGAVDSMKRVTLELGGKSPNIILDDSDLNTVIPQAVFGAYMNSGQACIAPTRLLVPRSKMEEVNAIAKVAAQQVVVGNPENEDTNVGPMVSAKQYERVQSYIQLGVEEGADLLAGGTGKPHGLENGNFVKATIFTNVRNDMRIAQEEIFGPVLSIIPYDNEEEAVAIANDTAYGLAAYISSSDEKRALNVASQIEAGRVCVNGFKHDPLAPFGGFKQSGIGREFGAYGLEEYLEPKSILV, encoded by the coding sequence ATGAAAAGTATAGACAAAGCCTACATTGATGGCGAATTTACAAGCTTACATGGTAAAGAAATCTTTGAGTTGATCAATCCATCAAATCATCAGAAAATAGGAGAGGTTGTATTAGGAGATGAAACAGATACTCAAAAAGCTGTTGCTGCGGCGAAAGAAGCTTTTAAAACATTCTCAAAAACGAGTATTGAACAACGTATTACAATTTTAGAAAACCTGCAAAAAGCTGTAAAACAAAGAAAAAATGATCTTATTGAAACCATGATTCTGGAATATGGGGGAACAAGACAGTTTTCCATAATGAGTTTTCAGAATATGGTGAGTGCTTTCGATAATATGATTGAAACGTTACGTCATTTTGAATTTTCCAGAAAAGCAGGAAATACTTTGGTGCAGATGACTCCGGTAGGAGTAGTGGGGATTATTACCCCCTGGAATTCCAGTAATAGCTTTATCTGCAGTAAATTTGCGACTGCTGTTGCAGCAGGTTGTACTGTAGTAGTGAAACCTAGTGAAATGAGTGCATTACAGACTCAGATTATTATAGAGTGTTTTCATAGTGCAGGACTTCCTAAGGGAATTTTTAACGTAGTGAATGGATTAGGGGATGTCGTAGGAAATGAAATTGTTAACAATCATGATATTGCAAAAATATCATTTACAGGTTCTACTCAGACAGGAAAAATGATAGCAAAAGGAGCAGTAGATTCAATGAAGAGGGTAACGCTGGAACTTGGAGGGAAATCTCCTAATATTATTCTTGATGACTCAGATCTGAATACGGTAATTCCACAGGCTGTTTTTGGGGCTTATATGAATAGCGGACAAGCTTGTATCGCACCTACCCGTTTACTCGTTCCCCGATCAAAAATGGAAGAAGTGAATGCAATTGCAAAAGTAGCTGCTCAACAGGTTGTGGTTGGTAATCCGGAAAATGAAGATACGAATGTAGGGCCAATGGTTTCTGCAAAACAATATGAAAGAGTACAGTCTTATATTCAGCTTGGGGTAGAAGAAGGAGCTGATTTATTAGCTGGTGGTACAGGAAAGCCTCACGGTCTTGAAAACGGGAACTTTGTAAAAGCGACTATTTTTACCAATGTAAGGAATGATATGAGAATTGCACAGGAAGAAATTTTCGGTCCTGTACTTTCTATTATTCCATATGATAATGAAGAAGAAGCGGTGGCAATAGCTAATGATACAGCTTATGGGTTAGCTGCTTATATATCTTCCTCAGATGAGAAACGTGCCCTGAATGTGGCTTCGCAGATTGAAGCGGGAAGAGTTTGTGTTAATGGCTTTAAGCATGATCCTTTAGCTCCTTTTGGTGGTTTTAAGCAGTCTGGGATAGGCCGAGAATTCGGAGCTTACGGATTAGAAGAGTATCTGGAGCCGAAATCAATTTTAGTATAA
- a CDS encoding acyl carrier protein → MSDIASRVKAIIADKLDVEETEVTPEASFTNDLGADSLDTVELIMEFEKEFNIQIPDDQAEKITTVGHAIAYIEEVVNK, encoded by the coding sequence ATGTCAGACATTGCATCAAGAGTAAAAGCTATCATCGCTGATAAGCTTGACGTTGAAGAAACAGAAGTAACTCCTGAAGCTAGCTTCACTAACGATTTAGGAGCTGATTCACTAGATACAGTTGAGTTAATCATGGAATTTGAAAAAGAATTTAATATTCAAATCCCTGATGATCAAGCTGAAAAAATTACTACTGTAGGACACGCTATCGCTTACATCGAAGAAGTAGTAAATAAATAA
- the fabF gene encoding beta-ketoacyl-ACP synthase II — MELKRVVVTGFGAITPIGNNAKEYWENLVKGESGAAPITLFDATNFKTKFACEVKNFDPLQHFEKKESKKMDRNTQLGLVAAREAVAHSRIMEDNVDKNRVGVIWGSGIGGLETFETEVLGWANTEIPRFNPFFIPKMIADITPGHISIEYGFHGPNYTTVSACASSANAIIDSKMLIQLGKADVIVCGGSEAAVTASGVGGFNAMMALSTRNDDPKTASRPFDKDRDGFVLGEGAGTIILEEYEHAVKRGATIYAELLGGGLSADAHHMTAPHPEGLGAYLVMKSCLEDAGLTADEVDHINMHGTSTPLGDIAESNAISRLLGEHAYDIQINSTKSMTGHLLGAAGVIEAIAALGTIIHGIVPPTINHFTDDENIDSRLNFTFNTAVKKDVKVAMSNTFGFGGHNACVLFKKI, encoded by the coding sequence ATGGAATTAAAAAGAGTAGTTGTAACCGGGTTTGGAGCAATAACACCAATAGGAAATAATGCAAAAGAATACTGGGAAAATCTTGTAAAAGGTGAGAGCGGTGCCGCTCCGATTACTCTTTTTGATGCCACAAACTTTAAAACAAAGTTCGCTTGCGAAGTCAAGAATTTCGATCCATTACAGCATTTCGAGAAGAAAGAGTCTAAAAAAATGGACCGAAATACCCAATTGGGACTTGTTGCTGCCAGAGAGGCTGTAGCACATTCCAGAATTATGGAAGACAATGTAGATAAAAACAGAGTCGGTGTAATTTGGGGTTCCGGAATCGGAGGCTTAGAGACGTTTGAAACGGAAGTATTAGGATGGGCAAATACGGAAATCCCGAGATTTAATCCATTCTTTATCCCAAAAATGATTGCGGATATCACTCCTGGCCATATCTCTATTGAATACGGTTTCCACGGACCAAATTATACTACTGTATCTGCTTGTGCTTCGTCAGCAAATGCGATAATTGATTCCAAAATGCTTATCCAATTAGGAAAAGCAGACGTTATTGTATGCGGAGGCTCTGAAGCAGCCGTTACAGCAAGTGGTGTCGGTGGATTTAATGCAATGATGGCACTTTCTACAAGAAATGATGATCCGAAAACAGCTTCAAGACCTTTTGACAAAGACAGAGATGGATTTGTATTGGGTGAAGGTGCAGGAACGATCATTCTTGAAGAATATGAGCACGCTGTAAAACGCGGTGCTACAATTTATGCAGAATTATTAGGAGGAGGTTTAAGTGCTGATGCACATCACATGACTGCCCCTCACCCTGAAGGCCTTGGCGCTTATCTGGTAATGAAGAGCTGTTTGGAAGACGCAGGTTTAACTGCTGATGAAGTAGATCATATCAACATGCATGGTACATCTACTCCATTAGGAGACATCGCAGAATCCAACGCAATCTCAAGATTATTAGGCGAGCATGCTTATGATATTCAGATTAATTCTACAAAATCAATGACTGGCCACCTTTTAGGAGCAGCCGGAGTTATTGAGGCTATCGCTGCGTTAGGAACTATTATTCATGGTATTGTTCCTCCTACCATCAACCATTTTACTGATGATGAAAATATTGACAGCAGACTAAACTTTACGTTTAATACAGCTGTGAAGAAAGATGTAAAAGTAGCCATGAGCAATACTTTTGGATTTGGCGGGCATAATGCTTGCGTTCTATTTAAGAAAATCTAA
- the rnc gene encoding ribonuclease III, producing the protein MELQKYFSKFLLKKRKRQLTERDFFLSTELKKVLGTEVQNIALYREAFSLKNSSKNQDSNYERLEFLGDSVLGTIISCHLFQTYPQANEGYLTQMKSKIVNRKNLNKLGEDLKLTSFLQKQNSSSALGENISGNLFEALIGAVYLDFHYDACKRIILEKLLTPSEINKLENKIVSYKGLLLEWSQKKKVNIKYETCEEIQVNKSVVFRCHVWLGDEKIANATETSKKKAEEKAAQRAFYILNKKENILGNSKTL; encoded by the coding sequence ATGGAGTTACAGAAATACTTTTCTAAATTCCTTCTCAAAAAAAGAAAAAGACAATTAACGGAAAGAGACTTTTTCCTTAGTACCGAGCTTAAAAAAGTATTGGGTACAGAGGTACAAAATATTGCTCTTTACCGTGAAGCTTTTTCTTTAAAAAATTCTTCTAAAAATCAAGACAGCAACTATGAGAGACTTGAATTTTTGGGAGATTCTGTTTTGGGTACAATTATTTCTTGTCATTTGTTTCAGACCTATCCTCAAGCCAATGAAGGATACCTGACACAGATGAAATCTAAGATTGTTAATAGGAAAAACCTTAATAAATTAGGAGAAGACCTTAAGCTTACCAGTTTTTTGCAAAAGCAAAACAGTTCATCAGCTTTAGGTGAGAATATCTCCGGAAATTTATTTGAAGCCTTAATCGGTGCCGTTTATTTAGACTTCCATTATGATGCCTGTAAAAGGATTATTCTGGAAAAATTACTGACGCCTTCCGAAATAAACAAGCTAGAAAATAAAATTGTAAGCTATAAGGGCCTCCTTCTAGAATGGAGCCAAAAGAAGAAGGTAAACATAAAGTACGAAACCTGTGAGGAAATACAGGTCAATAAGTCGGTTGTATTCAGATGCCATGTATGGCTGGGAGATGAGAAGATTGCCAATGCAACAGAAACTTCCAAAAAGAAAGCTGAAGAAAAGGCTGCGCAAAGGGCATTTTATATTTTAAATAAAAAAGAAAATATACTTGGAAATTCAAAAACTTTATGA
- a CDS encoding IPExxxVDY family protein, which yields MEIQKLYDLDEIEFEDIAIGLVRLAKDIPAHEFFYQINKTNNLSFSRKKDLVFHGGYYDYFFPRYEAYHKFSKTCFTFISNKSSESKQKKVQTELFTEEENIKFLLNNQVDVEYILHSSEQFPDFSVILLPENLVFPIQDYTLSSDEELYQIIQYYE from the coding sequence TTGGAAATTCAAAAACTTTATGATCTGGATGAGATAGAATTTGAAGATATTGCCATAGGATTGGTAAGATTAGCAAAAGATATACCCGCTCACGAGTTTTTCTACCAAATAAATAAAACAAATAACCTCAGTTTTTCAAGAAAGAAAGATCTTGTCTTTCACGGAGGCTATTACGATTATTTTTTTCCAAGATATGAAGCCTATCACAAGTTTTCTAAAACCTGTTTTACATTTATTTCAAACAAATCTTCTGAAAGTAAGCAAAAAAAAGTTCAAACTGAACTTTTTACAGAAGAAGAAAACATTAAATTTTTATTAAATAATCAGGTAGATGTAGAATATATTTTGCATAGTTCGGAACAGTTTCCTGATTTTTCCGTAATTTTGCTCCCTGAAAATCTTGTGTTTCCAATTCAAGATTACACACTGAGTTCTGATGAGGAACTTTATCAAATTATCCAGTATTATGAATAA
- the pyk gene encoding pyruvate kinase, translating into MNKYLKKTKIIATLGPASSSKEVMLDLMKAGVDIFRINFSHADYDLVRSNIEIIRELNSEYGYSVGILGDLQGPKLRVGVVKEGSYLNPGDILTFTNEKMEGDSTKVYMTYQQFPQDVKVGERILIDDGKLVLEVIETNEKDTVKAKTIQGGPLSSKKGVNLPNTQVSLPALTEKDVQDANFMLDMEVDWMALSFVRHAQDIIDLKELIAKHPNGKFKTPIIAKIEKPEGVKNIEEILLECDGLMVARGDLGVEVPMEEVPAIQKNLVEKARFYSKPVIIATQMMETMINSLTPTRAEVNDVANSVLDGADAVMLSGETSVGRYPVQVVENMAKIVKNIETTHFYQHKNEPIEKDYNCIDERFITNRVCLAAVRIAKTTNVSAIVTLTHSGYTAFQLAAHRPNSQIIVYSGNKRVITMLNLLWGVHAYYYDMKKSTDETIIQVNMLTHNYGFIETGDFVININATPSYEGGKTNTLRLTTV; encoded by the coding sequence ATGAATAAGTATTTAAAGAAGACAAAAATTATCGCAACACTAGGGCCTGCTTCATCATCGAAGGAGGTTATGTTAGATTTAATGAAAGCGGGTGTTGATATTTTCAGAATAAATTTTTCACATGCAGATTACGACTTAGTTCGATCAAATATTGAAATAATTAGAGAGCTAAACAGCGAGTATGGTTATTCAGTGGGTATTCTGGGAGATCTGCAGGGGCCGAAATTAAGAGTAGGCGTTGTAAAAGAAGGTTCTTATCTGAACCCTGGAGATATTCTTACCTTCACTAATGAAAAGATGGAAGGTGACTCTACCAAGGTTTATATGACATACCAACAGTTTCCACAGGATGTAAAAGTAGGGGAAAGAATCCTTATTGATGATGGGAAGCTTGTATTGGAGGTTATTGAAACCAATGAGAAGGATACTGTAAAAGCTAAAACAATCCAAGGCGGACCTCTAAGTTCTAAGAAAGGAGTGAACCTGCCTAATACCCAGGTATCTCTTCCTGCATTGACAGAAAAGGATGTTCAGGATGCCAACTTCATGCTTGATATGGAAGTTGACTGGATGGCCCTTTCTTTTGTACGTCATGCTCAGGATATTATCGACCTTAAAGAATTAATTGCAAAACATCCAAATGGTAAATTCAAAACTCCAATTATTGCGAAGATTGAAAAACCTGAAGGGGTAAAAAATATTGAAGAAATTCTATTAGAATGTGACGGACTGATGGTTGCCCGTGGTGACCTGGGTGTGGAAGTTCCAATGGAAGAAGTTCCTGCTATCCAGAAAAATCTGGTAGAAAAAGCAAGATTCTATTCTAAACCGGTTATCATTGCTACTCAGATGATGGAAACGATGATCAACAGCTTAACGCCAACAAGAGCGGAAGTAAATGATGTTGCCAACTCTGTACTGGACGGAGCGGATGCGGTAATGCTATCAGGAGAAACTTCTGTAGGAAGGTATCCGGTACAGGTTGTGGAAAACATGGCGAAAATTGTTAAAAACATTGAGACCACTCATTTCTATCAACATAAAAATGAACCTATTGAAAAAGACTACAACTGTATCGATGAGAGATTCATCACTAACAGAGTATGTCTTGCAGCAGTAAGAATTGCTAAAACAACTAATGTTTCTGCTATTGTAACCCTTACCCATTCTGGCTATACAGCTTTCCAGCTTGCGGCTCATAGACCGAATTCCCAGATCATTGTGTACAGTGGTAACAAAAGAGTTATTACTATGCTGAACCTTCTTTGGGGTGTTCATGCTTATTATTATGATATGAAGAAGTCTACTGACGAAACGATTATCCAGGTGAATATGTTAACGCATAATTACGGTTTTATTGAAACCGGAGATTTTGTAATCAACATCAATGCCACCCCATCTTATGAAGGTGGAAAAACAAATACATTGAGATTGACTACCGTCTAA
- a CDS encoding aldehyde dehydrogenase family protein has product MEQLIESKLIKADKAFSVWRKVSFEERQKLIAKAAEILKDNSEKFGRIITTEMNKPISESIAEVEKCALMMNYYAAAENILKSERVESEFTYSEVHYAPKGVILGVMPWNFPFWQVLRFAVPAILAGNTVVLKHASICFGSGNAIVDVLLEAGFPEGIFQNLEVGHQAVKEILEHDVVKGVSLTGSGKAGGEVASIAGLNIKKSLLELGGSDAFIIFEDADLDSAAKAGAKSRLQNCGQTCTAAKRFIIDEKIEDEFLPKFIEEYKKYEIGDPLNKETKLSGMARPDLADELEAQFNRALENGAEIIIPLERISENEFKPGLIRVQEGNPILKEELFGPLGMIMTAKNDEEALQMANDIPFGLSNSVWTKKVERQLFFIENLESGTVNINRMTSSDPRFPFGGSKASGYGTELSLFALKEFVTAKTIVGN; this is encoded by the coding sequence ATGGAACAATTAATTGAAAGCAAGCTTATTAAAGCAGATAAAGCGTTTTCAGTGTGGAGAAAAGTGTCGTTTGAGGAAAGACAGAAGTTAATTGCCAAAGCAGCAGAAATTTTAAAAGATAATTCAGAGAAGTTTGGAAGGATCATTACTACGGAAATGAATAAACCTATTTCAGAATCAATTGCTGAGGTAGAAAAGTGTGCATTAATGATGAATTATTATGCCGCTGCTGAAAATATTCTAAAATCTGAAAGAGTTGAATCTGAATTTACTTACTCTGAAGTGCATTATGCTCCAAAAGGGGTGATTCTAGGTGTAATGCCTTGGAATTTTCCTTTCTGGCAGGTATTGAGATTTGCTGTTCCGGCTATTTTGGCAGGAAACACAGTGGTTTTGAAACATGCTTCAATTTGTTTCGGAAGTGGAAATGCAATAGTAGATGTTCTTTTGGAGGCAGGGTTTCCAGAAGGAATTTTTCAGAATCTTGAAGTAGGGCATCAGGCTGTAAAGGAAATTCTTGAACATGATGTTGTAAAAGGAGTGAGCTTGACAGGCAGCGGAAAGGCAGGTGGTGAAGTTGCTTCGATAGCTGGTCTAAATATCAAAAAATCTTTACTTGAACTAGGGGGAAGTGATGCTTTTATCATTTTTGAGGATGCGGATCTGGATAGTGCTGCAAAAGCTGGAGCAAAATCGAGACTTCAAAACTGTGGGCAAACCTGTACTGCTGCGAAAAGATTTATTATTGATGAAAAGATTGAAGATGAGTTTTTACCAAAATTCATTGAAGAATATAAAAAATATGAGATTGGAGATCCTTTAAATAAGGAAACTAAGTTGTCAGGGATGGCAAGACCAGACTTAGCCGATGAATTGGAAGCTCAATTCAACAGAGCGTTGGAAAATGGGGCAGAAATCATTATTCCTCTGGAAAGAATTTCTGAGAACGAATTTAAACCCGGCCTAATCAGAGTTCAGGAAGGCAATCCTATTCTAAAAGAAGAACTTTTTGGGCCTCTTGGAATGATAATGACCGCTAAGAATGATGAGGAAGCTTTACAGATGGCAAATGATATTCCTTTCGGACTGTCAAACTCTGTTTGGACGAAGAAAGTAGAACGTCAGTTATTCTTTATTGAAAACCTGGAATCCGGAACGGTCAATATCAACAGAATGACGAGTTCTGACCCTCGCTTCCCATTTGGAGGAAGTAAAGCTTCAGGATATGGTACAGAGCTATCGCTATTCGCTTTAAAAGAATTTGTGACGGCAAAGACTATCGTAGGAAATTAA